Proteins encoded together in one Pangasianodon hypophthalmus isolate fPanHyp1 chromosome 18, fPanHyp1.pri, whole genome shotgun sequence window:
- the naga gene encoding alpha-N-acetylgalactosaminidase: protein MQQTVVILLLAFSIAAQALDNGLMRTPPMGWLAWERFRCDIDCENDPQNCISEVLFRDMADRLAEDGWRELGYVYVNIDDCWASKNRDSQGRLQADPKRFPGGIAKLARYVHDRGLKLGIYGDLGTYTCAGYPGTTLDKIETDAQTFAEWGVDMLKLDGCYSNATDQEQGYPRMSKALNATGRPIGYSCSWPAYQGGLPPKINYTLLGEICNLWRNYGDIQDSWDSILSIVDWFTEHQDILQPAAGPGRWNDPDMLVIGDFGLSMDQSHSQMALWAIMAAPLFMSNDLRTLNSGARAILQNKAVITINQDPLGIQGRRLIKVNSGIEVFWRPLSNKASALVFFSRRTDMPYRYQTSLKALSYTPGSYKVYDVFMEKTMPTLKDTTEFVVSINPSGVVMWYVAPSAEWQEQPKFYQVNGKAESFIV from the exons ATGCAGCAAACAGTGGTTATTTTATTGCTGGCATTCTCCATAGCTGCCCAGGCGCTGGACAATGGGCTGATGAGGACCCCACCCATGGGTTGGCTGGCATGGGAACGATTCCGCTGTGATATTGATTGTGAAAATGATCCTCAAAACTGCATTAG TGAGGTGCTGTTCAGGGACATGGCAGACCGACTGGCTGAGGATGGCTGGAGGGAGCTTGGTTATGTCTATGTTAACATTGATGACTGCTGGGCATCAAAGAACAGGGATTCACAAGGACGACTGCAGGCAGATCCAAAGAG GTTTCCAGGTGGCATTGCTAAACTGGCACGCTATGTTCATGACCGTGGGCTGAAGCTGGGCATTTATGGTGATTTGGGAACTTACACCTGTGCAGGATACCCCGGCACAACCCTGGATAAAATTGAGACTGATGCTCAGACCTTTGCTGAATGGGGAGTTGACATGCTTAAACTTGATGGCTGCTACTCCAATGCCACTGACCAGGAGCAGG GCTACCCACGTATGTCAAAAGCCCTTAATGCCACTGGCCGTCCGATTGGTTATTCCTGCAGTTGGCCTGCCTACCAGGGTGGGCTTCCTCCTAAA ATAAATTACACTCTGCTTGGTGAGATCTGCAACCTGTGGCGTAATTATGGTGATATTCAGGACTCGTGGGATAGCATCCTGAGCATTGTGGACTGGTTTACAGAACACCAGGATATCCTGCAGCCTGCTGCTGGACCAGGACGCTGGAATGACCCTGACATG CTGGTCATAGGAGATTTTGGCCTCAGCATGGACCAGTCTCATTCTCAGATGGCACTGTGGGCAATAATGGCAGCTCCTCTTTTCATGTCTAATGACCTACGGACCCTAAACAGCGGGGCACGTGCTATACTGCAGAACAAAGCTGTCATCACCATCAACCAGGACCCCTTGGGCATCCAAGGAAGACGCTTGATAAAG gTGAACAGTGGTATAGAGGTTTTCTGGCGTCCTCTGTCTAATAAAGCAAGTGCTTTGGTGTTCTTCAGCAGAAGAACAGATATGCCATACCGCTATCAGACATCTCTGAAGGCGCTCAGCTACACACCTGGCAGCTATAAG GTGTATGATGTGTTCATGGAGAAGACCATGCCTACACTGAAGGACACCACAGAGTTTGTTGTCTCCATCAATCCCTCAGGAGTGGTCATGTGGTATGTTGCTCCATCAGCTGAGTGGCAGGAACAGCCCAAATTCTATCAAGTGAATGGCAAAGCTGAATCTTTCATTGTGTAA